Within the Nyctibius grandis isolate bNycGra1 chromosome 4, bNycGra1.pri, whole genome shotgun sequence genome, the region AGCCTCAGCCTGTCCCAAAATACTTACACAGGAAGGAGGATCCAGCCAGGCTGCCCACTTTCCGCACGTCATTATCTGAAATGACAGTTGGAGGTGTATGAATCGCAGAGGAAGGGCTCCCACCTGTCCCGTGCCCTGCAGCGGGGCTACCCCACCCCAGAGCCAGCCCATTCCCCTGGCCACCAGCCAGCTCAGCCCCCGTGGAGGCTGTCAAAGTGAAGATAGGGCTGGACGGAGCCCACAGAGCCCTTACCTGAGGAGACGACAGCCATGATAGCAGGGATGCCGTAGTAGGTGAAAGCCCCGTTCTCAAACCGCAGCCCTTCCTTGCCAACCTCCACCTCCACTTTTCcctggaaggagaaggaaaacccACTCAGACAGGCAACCCATGCTCCTGGCCACCGACccacccagggctgcagggacccTCACCGCCCCGTACGAGAAGATGAGCATCTCTGCTGGCAGAAGCATCCCAGAGCAAGGTGGCAAAGAGAGATGGGCTACCCCCTGCCACCCTGCACTTGCCACTGCCCCAGGCACCTGCAGGATGAGGACGAAGTAGTCGACGGGGCGGTTGCGCTGGTAGAGGTAATGCTCCACTGCCTTCTTGTTCTTTCGGTTGTACTTGAGCTCCTGGATGACGTTGGGGTGTTTCAGGAGCCGCAACAGGATCTTCTCGGAGAGGTAGGGGGACTTGAAGGGCTCCACTTCTAGAGGGGAGGTAACACACGCTTGCTCagtggggccggggctgccgggaAACCCTCGTCCTCTGAGCTGCATGGCCCCCCTTCCCGCAGCCTCAGCACCCCACTGTGTGGAGGGGAGCCAAACACAAACCCACGATGGTGGAGCAGCGGGATGCCCAGGGTGGGGGCCCCAGCAGCAGAAACTGCTTGTTTGGCGGAAGCCCGACCAAGGAACGGCTCAGGGATGCCctgtggggctggtgctgctgcagggagatgCAGGGCTTGCACAAGGGCCAAGGTACCTGTTGCCATGAACCGATGCGTAGCCAGGAGGAGCTGCGGGGAGATCTTCACCTTCATCTCGCTGTCTGACAGCCTGAAGATGGAGAAGTCCTGGGGCTTGCGTCCCCGGTGGGGCACCCGCTCCTTCTTCCGATTgtctgctgcagggcagagagcaGAGCGGTCACCTGTTTGCAGCAGCCACAAagccactgcagctgcagagccccataccacatgcacacatatgGAGAGAGGCAGGTCTTGCTGCAGGCTATGGCAGGGCTGCTGtggagcagcagccagagcagcaagGTGCACAGAATGTGCTGTGCATCACAGCCTTGGGAGCAGCTccctgaggaggaggcagggtgGTGAAACACGCTTCTTTCTCAGGAACAAGTCCTGGGTTGCCCTGGCTGGATGCATCACCCAGAGCTGGAAAGGAGCTTGGGAACCACCCATGGGCATTTCACACCGAACACACATGTCCCTGGGTCAGGCCCTGCCCATCCACTGGCTGCTGACGCTGGTGCTTCTCTATCTTGAGCATTCAAGACTCCCTGACATCTCACCAGCATCTATCCATCATTCTTGTCTTTCCCACCATGACTGTGAATTGCTCTGGGGAAGGACCACGATTTGCTCTGGCCTGTTTCCTACCCACATGCCTGTCTGTCTGTGCGGGCTCCCACCCTGGGTCCTGCAACAGCAGTAGCTGCTCTGGGACACTAACTGTACAGATCCGTCTCATCCAGGATCTCAGACTTGATGATCTCCTCAATGACATCCTCCAGGGTGACAATGCCCATCACCTCGTAGAATGGGTCTCCTTCCCCTTCGTTGTTCACCCTCTGCACGATGGCCAGGTGGGACTTTCCTGCagggggagagcagagcagcagtaaGACCCCACCCCTGGTGAGAGGGGTCCCCAGCACGGCGGGCTGGCAGGCAGATGGGGCTCGGTGAGAGGCACAGACCACAGCAAAACCTCAGAAGCAGCCACTATcacccaaacccaccccaactGCACTAACCCAAGGAGAAGGGCTGGACACACAGTCCAGCCTAacagggctgctgctctccaggctgATTTTCACGTGCCACAGAACTCTGCCTGGCTCTTTTTTGgggctgcttgctttctttaccCAGGCAATCTGCTGCGTGTCACTCCATTTAGCTCTTTGACAGCCTCTTGTGCAGAACTGAAGTGTATATTACACCAGCTGCTTCTTGCTTACCCTCAGCTTCATTGGCACGAGCGACTCTAACAGAGCAATGAGACAGCGTCCTCCAACACAGAAATGTGAGCATGTCCTTGGGCTCTGCTGATTTCCCTCATCCTCCTGATGTTTTCTCATTCTGTTGTTAATTATCTTTCCTATCAAATTGCCAGGAACAGCTCCCCCACATCTTTCTATCCATCACCGTCTGGACTGATCCtaaagtttttcttaaaacacaggcaaagcctccagctcctcagaacagcagctggttttaatgcagaaatgcaTGTATGTGTTTGCAGCtttcagcccagctcctgcagaacTCTTGTGTGAACCATCTGGATGTGGAGGCTGAACACTTTTCAAGCCATCGGCTTGCACCTGAACATCTTCTCCACGCCCTGCCCCTGAGAGCACCTCCTCTCTGTTACCTTAAACAAGCAGGCTGGGACCAGGACCTTCCTTTGGCTGCAATGATGGTGACTCCTGCTCAGAAGTTGCAGCGTTTCTCAATCACAGTCTCAGCTTCCTCACTTGTCCCCAGTaagctggcagctctgctgacaCATTTTCAGGCTTCTTGCTTTTGACATACTTGAAACATTGCTATTTGCTTTTGCATGTCCAGCTCTCTGCAAGCTGTTTTGACTTCTTCAACTTCTCCCTTCCTTTACTGTCTGCTCTGATTTATGTTCCTGCTCAGCAGCTTGACCAGAACCCAACTTCCAAGCCACAAACAACTTCTGGGTTTCTAGCTCCAATGTATTCTTGGACCTGCCAACGAACAGCACTGTTTTTCTCACTGGCCCTGTGGCTCCTACGCTGTTGAGCAGCACACTCAGGTTCTGAACCtctatttttacttaaaatgttaaaaatgtctttcattGGCACCACAGCCAACAAATTCCCCTCCCTCTGTTTGCTCTGCACCCCTGGGGTCTCCTTTTGCAATGCCTGCACAAACCCAACTGTACCGTGGGCACTGCAGGGAACTCCGGAAAGCTGCAAACACcttattttcctgctgtgctCAGAGCTGAGCTCCTTGAGCAGCAACGGCCACCCAAAAGGGGGGCATGTTCCTTCTGCTATGAGTCTGCCTCTGCATCTGCTTTTCCCACAAAGACTACCCAACAAACTTGCCTGCTGCTCTGGGCGAGGGGATGTGAACAGTATTTATGCATAAAGATGCAACAGGGCtgggctcctgcctgctgcacagCTCCCTCCTCGCCCGCTGGTGCCTTCTGGCTCATCCCTGCAGTGGGACAGGGACGAGCACATCCAGGGCATCCCTGCAGTCCCACCAAACATGTCTTGCTGGGGACTATGCGACCTTCAAATAACCCTGCCCTGGAACTGAGACAAGCAAATGATATTTCTCAGCTGAAGATCAGCGCTATACATTTCTCACAGCAAAGCTTGGGCATTTTCCACAGTATAAATTCCCTCCTCCTCATACCAAGCTTTTAGTGCAAGATTTCAGAGAGCAGCTCACTGCCTCCCACGCCTACAGAATTAGAAACGAGAGCATAACATTGCAGCAAGTAGCACTGAGACGcactttaaaaaatcaaatcaaaagcCTCGGGGCATTGAAAATTCAGCATGTTCTTTGGACCGGGCTATTTCACTCCCTTCATACACAGGTTTGTGCATCTTGTCTGTTCAGTGGGTAATAAAGCAACACGACTTgagacttaaaaagaaaagagcagcgGAGTTGGCTGCaagacagcagcaacagctaCGTTTCATCTTAGCAAAGTCCAACTTTCAAAAATGTCTCCTTTGCCAAACCCCGCTCCCAAACACTGGGGCCATCTGGTCTCCTACAAGTCCTTGGGTGAGcgaggagaggggagaagttATTTCTTTTGGCTGAAAGCTTGTTGTTAATGACATTTACATGCAACCCAAAACCACCAAGCCCTTACAAAAAGCTTAGGTGCTACTTAAAGGCAGTCAGAGAGTAATGGAGGCAATTCTTTTTTTGGCTAAACACCTACATTGACACTGTAATTTACCCTAGAGCAGCCTCAGAGAAACGTGATTCCAGCTCCATGTTCACGTAGCGGCAAATGAGATTATTTAGAAATAACCCAGCACCGTCAGCCTGGGAGGAGACCCAAGGTTTCACTGTGCtgagggcagagccaggagagcTGTTAGAGTGCTCAAGAgttctttattttcacagaaaataaacacttgTAGCCACGCTATAAACGCCCAGGTTTAGGTTTCGGGGCTAATACCCACATTAGAGACAGAGCAGGTACCCAGTGAGGGAAAATTGTTGCAGTTCATGTGGTTGCTCCTGGCCCACATCGAGTGAGCTGATCCTAGCCCCTGCCTGGCCAGCTGATACCCATATCACAACCTTCCCCAAAACTtgctcccagccctccccagagCTGGTGCAAATGATTGCTGCTCCCAGCTGGCCCCCACTGGGAAAGGGCTGACTTACCATGACTTCCCTCCTGAGGCACATGCGATTATTTGCAAAGTCCTGCCTCCCTGACCCGTCTGGGTCCTGCGTCTCCTCCCATCACCTTCTTAACAGACCTTATAAATTTGGCAGCTGGGGGTAGGGGGGGGTTTGCAGGTGCCCTGGTTGTATGGTCGTGGTTTGTTCCCGCatgggctggggatgctgccaAGCTTGGCTGTACCCCCTTTCCCAGCCCTAGGAGCCGCTACACttgcacagaggaaaagcagtggCTTTTGGAGCAGGTATGAGGGCAGAAGTTGGGTGATCTTATGAGGTGGAAGCAATGTCCAAGGGAGGGTGGCAGAGGGATAGACCTGGGGACATCAGAGGTGTCacattctcttctccagctgttaCCCTGCAGGTCTGCCTCAGTGGGAGTACAATAGAGAGAGATATAAATCACTTAAACAAAACCCCAAGCTTGATCTAAACCAGCTTTAAGATCTGTAAAACTGGTTCCAAAAACCGTGCTATCGTAACCGTTGCTTGATAGCTCAAATGAAATGAATTATAAGGGTGAGCTGCTTCCCCGCTAGCAAGCTGTCACATGTGAATTTTACAGGGCTATTGCCGATGCAGGAAAGCACAGTGAAACACTTGAGAATCAAAGCCTTGGTTTGGCAAAAGCTAGAACAAATGGGCAATTAACTTCACTTGTGCGAATGGCTCCACTGGCCTCCACAGGACTGCTCTCGCACAGGAAGCCTATAGGTGATTAAGTGTCTGCTCAGCATGGGATACAACTGTACTAAATTCTTTATGAGCTACATGAAATCTGCTCTTTTCAAACAACAGCTTCAGTGGAAAGTTAACGCCTCAAAATGCTAAATTACAGAGCTAATATAAACAGCTGAAAGCTTCCGGAAGGAGCAAGCATCTGAACAGATAGCTAAAGCTTTTATGCCCATTTTTAGGAGCCTTGTTTTTCATAGGTACCTAAATGACCTTGGGCGCATAGAGCCACCTCAAAGTGTCCTCCCCGATGGGAGAACAGGGTCTGAACACATGGAAAAGCCTTTATCTGTGGGAAAGAAAGTGCTTTTGGCTGCAAATATAGCCCAGACTACTtccttataatttttttttattaggtgCTCTGCCAGAGGAATGTTAAAGATGCTTTAGCCTTGTCTCTCGTTCCATGAGATGAGCATTCTAagcatgaaattaattttcatgaatCTTACAGTAAGATCTAAAGCTGTTAGTAGGAGATCAAAGGTACAGGCACAAGCATGAACCATTTACAGCTACAAGatggaaggcaaaaaaaaaagattaatcgGTAAATAAGGTTGATTTGTGAAACAACCATGATGTAACTGAAATCTGTCTTCCCTGTGTGCTTTTCATCAGAGCACTTCTCTGGGCCAGGGGGCTGCCAGCACCTCCGTGCCCCCTTGCAGACCTGGATCTGAAGTAACTGGGGACCCTGACTTGAACTTCTTGAACTAGATACATGTGTGTGAGTGGGCTCTTGTGTTACCACGACCCTGCACCAAGGGTGAAACCACATGCCTAAGGAGTTGCACCTAGAGGCAATACACATCTATCTAAACATGGGGAAATAACCACGAGGGCTGCAGGGGTACCCAGCTCTACGGGGAATCGGAGCTATGCGAAGGGAAAACCGTAAATCCTAATCTAATCCAGACCTTCCACAGAGATGAGAACTTCATCTGTTTACATCTGTCTCTAGCAGAGTACAAAAGCCTTTCTCATACTCTGCTTTGGTGCTTTTCCTAATCCTAAGGAAAAGTGGGGGAAAGATGGAGTATTTGGAATAGCTGATGTATTACTGTTGGCAAAACAGATCAGGAGGGTAAGGGGGAGATTCAAGGGGATATGGAGTCTCATCTTCCATCTGTTGTACAACAGGGCTCTGACCTCCTGGGTATGACCCTGCCTGCCCACAAATGGTGGGTCCCCTTGCATATTACTTGGAGCCTAAGGAAGCCTACAAGGATGCTGAGGCTTTCTCAAGCTAAAAACCAAATGCTTCCAAAAAGCTGttgcaaaactgtttttattgGTGTCTGTAGCATAGGCTACTTGATTCTTTCCCACAGCTCAGTCTGAAGGTGCCTTTGACAGCTCCCAAGAGGGAGATGGCCAGCTGTGTGCCCTCTCCCCTGAGGACACGGCTCCCCTCTTGCTTTGCTGAACAACCCCCTGGAGCAGGCTTGCTCTTGGGCTTGCTGGGGTGGGGTAAAGCAGCCCAGGGTTTGCACAGTAAGGTTTAACACAGGTTTGGGGGGAAAGCAAAGTAACAtctcaggcagagctgctgcatgaGTAACTGAAAACATCTTTTGTGTATCTGTACCTCACCCACTCTCTGCCTGGCAATCACCCTTCAGGGCACGTGTACAGGATAGCTCCTGGATAACAACCGGCTCCTTAACCCATACATCTGGCTACAGAGGTCATTGCTTCAGCCCATTGAGATGCCCAAAATGGTGGCTATCACACTTGCAGAAATCTCTTGAAGGCTGGTTTAAATTTCAAGCCATGCTTTGTGCTTGCAATGACTGCAGGCTCAGAAGGCAGCCATTAAGAAAAGCAGGTGAAATTGTACTGACCCCAGTTCCTGGCAAGTGTAAGCACCTTCTCCAGCTACGTTCAGTTTGTAGAAGCCTAACAGAAGCTGTagagtattttgaaaagcaaagacagaccCCAGGGCAGAACTGTCCTCTGCAGGACAGGCTGTTTTCCCTGCTAAGCCAGGAAGTTTGTTTTTGGAGAATTTACTTTTAGTAACTTTCAAAAGACGCCAAACCACAGAACGCTAATTTGAGTTGCGTCTCAgactctgccctgctgcaggagaaTGAACATAAGAGCAAATTTCCACTGTTTCTCTGACAGAGGAGGGTTATTTGCTGAAAGGTGCCATTGCTGTATACGGACCTGCCAAAAAACTTGTCAACAAAATCCATAAATGACTTGAGCAATGGGATAAGACTATGACTTCCCAAAGGCACCTACAGAACAAGGCGGTGGACCTCATGGAAGAGCTCCCCACGAGGAGTTGCATCACAGGACTGAAGCTGCAACATGCATTGCTTTGGTTATCTTAGGGATGAAGGAGAAACAGACTGCATCACCCACAGCATTTCACACTGAATGAATGCATAAACCTCTCCTCCTAGCTCCATATTTCCAAGGTGAAGTTTATCCTACTGGGACCTCATCTGCCCCTCTACATTGCTTTAGCTTGCTAAATATGGTACAGTTATTTCTCTGGTGTATTAGACAATTCCTCCTGGGAGCTTAGAATAAAGCCAGGTACTCTGAGATGCACCAATAGAAATTGCCAAGAAATTGTCTCCAAATTTTTTCGCTCCTTCAGTAGTTTCAGCTTATTTCAGGCTGCAGGTGGCAAAGTTATACTGGTGtgcattttcatatttctagAGAAGAAAGGACACAGATTTTCCATAGTGTCCTCCACTTAGCACTTCTATGTAAATGCTGCACAACTATGCATGCCTTCTGTAATGACCTTGTCTAGCTTGCCTGAAAAGATGGCAAACTGGGTGTCCAGGCTTCATTATTTGAGTTCATTTCACTGAGTTTTGATGAGGAAATCAAGTCAAAACCATCCTCTAGCACAAGCAATTCCTGCCTTCAGCTGGACCTGCCTGACGCTGCTGTAATGTTGTTTTTCAATACAGTTTTAGCAGCTGCCCTCCTCTTTCAGGCTGTCGGTTGAAGTCCAAGCTATCCACTTGCAGGCCACCCCCaactctctgctgctgtttgcagcctTCTCTGGGTTTTTCCCAGTTCCCATTAGCACCCCAAATCTAACCATCTTTCTCCAGGAATTAGTGCCAAAAGAGACATCAGATGATGCCAGCAGCCGGCTTGTGAGAAGCAGATGTGAAGCATTTGACCAGTTCTGCTGTGATGGGGCAGGGGCCAGGTTTTGTCAGCCAGGAGCTCACAGCTGCTCTCGGGTGCTGTAACAACACTGGGCCTTAGCTCCCTACGTGCTACTGAAGTGTATGCTATTATTTTCATATGATTTAAATGTTTTGGCAAACTGACGCTAAAGAAGTGCCCTTCCCCAGGTCCGTCGAGGGTAATCCCATCTACACAGGGTcctgctgggggagaggggattTACAACTCACCTATGGATTAAATTTAAGGCAAACATCGATGCATCTTAATAGAACTGAGGTCAAACGAGGTTAGGTGTGAGCATACCTAGAAACCAACAGAGGAAAACTTCCCTTCAAACCCTGCTATAAaaggctggagaggaaaaaaagccgATCATCTTCACAGCTAGGATAGCacaatgagagaaaataaatgcattaggTAAACAAGAACAATACAGTATGATACCAGTGAGtaggaggagaggcagaaaaggggaagtgcTGTATTTAATCATCCCCTGACATTTTCAGTAAGAATGAACAAATGTTTGTGTACTATGGCAAGGAGCTCTGGCAGTGAAATTGTGTTACTTATACATTATGCAGAAAAATGACATTACGGGTATAGTGGATGTGGCAGAACATTAATCATTAGTAAAACAGATCAGAAGTATACATTGCTATCCAGCAAAGAcagatttaaaatgttatgggtaataacaaaagaaataaaggacagaaaagctgtttgagTTAATTataggggaaggaaaagaaagctggCAAGGTTTCTCTAGAGGTTTGTCAGGGACTGAAGGACCTGGAGGTGGTTGTCAATGTCCATCCTTACTGGAGACTTTAATTTCCTAGAAAGAGCCTGGGCCTTATCAGTGGAAGCATTTGCTGTCCTGCAGGCACCTTGGATGTGCGAAGTGATGAATGCCTTCATTAAGCACTCGATGAACCAACAAGCAATCAGCCTACTCTCTAATTAGTAGAGGTGTCACAGAAGACCCAGCCATGGAAAGCAATCTTGATTGGATCAAACAAGATCCTTCAGCGTAATTCAAATGGACGCAGAAAAGGAGACAGTGATGAAGATTCTTAATTACAAACAGgaaatctttattttagaaattaaatagtCAAGTGAATGGGGATGAAACGGCAGTGGATGGGACTGAAGGCAGGTGGGAGCAAACGTCTGTCGCAGTGCGGGAGCTGGCACGGGAACCTGTGTTTGGAACTGGGAAAAGAGAGTTTAGGAGGGGTTcagggctgggatggagggTGGCCATCTACACAAAGGGTTCTGGGGGTGACCACATGCCTACAAGTAGGGGAAAGATGAATCGGAAGAGAAGAGCAACACATGCAGAGAAGAACGTTTGGGGAAAGAGCTGGAATCGCTGAACACCAAGCTGAGTTAAATACTAAGACCAAAAGCAAGGCTTTTCAgccatgtaatttaaaaaacacagggaGAAATGAGGTGGGAACAGAAATAAGTTTTAGGGAGAGCTCTACACAGGGGCTGTAGCAAAATGCCCCAGAAGGCCATGACAGCAAACAGATCTAAGGGAGGAAGAGCCTGAAGCAAAATGCTAAGAGTTAAATGGAGCAAAGCTGAAGAAGGCTGGATAATCTTCATTTGAGATGAGGACTAGCATGTGAAAGCACAGAGCAGGTAGCAAGGCTTGTTAACGTACCTGTCAGCTCAGGGAGCGacacacagaaaacatctctgcttAAGCAGGGCAGAGAGGACAAGCAAAGGGCAGTGAGTTCAGGAACCACGAGTCCATTTCTATAGATCTATTGATCCGCAGAGTACCAGGCTGTAGAACAAATTTGAAGGGGGGAGTAGTTGAATACATCAAAGTAAATCACATAAAGTGCAGGGGAGGCTGACCAAGGAGGACTGTGCCAAAGCCACATGACATCTTTGATAACACCTCACTCTCTAGACAAGGGAGAGGTAGCAGAGACCTCAGGTGAACTTCAGTAACGTCATAGTATCATGCAGGAAGTCACAGTTAAGAACGAACTGCAAAACATATAAGGAATTAGGAAGAGGCGAGACAACTGGTTATGTTAGAAGAGGCATGGTGGGGTGGAACTACTGCAGCTCATCAAGGTTGAACCCAGAGAGCAATCTTACTGCCTTGGCTAACAGTCTCAGTATAAAAAACAGGAATTTGCTGATTTGCACCAAGTTGGGAGTCTCCAGTCGTGCTGAGGGGCAGAGAGGGTAGGTGGTGTGTGCCACACAGAACTCCTCTCCCTCTGATCCTGGGAGGCGGTGGGGACACAGCTGTGCATCTCCAGAGAGGATGCTGACCTGCATGTATCTGATGATCGCTTTCCTGGCGCGCAAGAAACATCCTACCCTGCCATCCTCCCAGCTCTAAAAACAAGCACAGAGATGACTCACAGAGAGGTTTTCTCTGTGTCTGGGATGGACCAGGTTGGCCTTTCTCACATGATCAGCTCTGCTTGcggcagagcagccccaggcagccccagagCCAAGTGCTATCCTCCCGCATTACATAATGCAGGATGTCACGCTGCAGCCATTTCTTAAAGACTCACTCACCACGGTATGACATACCGAGTAACACGCAGCAAAACGCAGTTCccagtggggagaaaaaaaacacgcTGTGTGTATTCTCTGGGTATGGTTAATGAAATACTGCTCTCAGCATctctggggctgctggcagctgctgcatTACAAATACTgccacagctgcaaaaaaaagcacaactcTTTCTAAGGGTttaggcttttttcttcctttaaaccACTTGCACAGAAACACTTTCTAGACCTGCTTCTCACTGCTAAGCTGAAAACGCGAGAGCTAAGTAACGAGATGCGATCTACTGCCATAAACTCCTCCATGCAGAACAGAGCGGCAAACGCTGCcttgctggggcaggggtgtGAGGTAGGCACCGTGCCCATGCTGCCAGGCCCTTGCAGAGACATCAGGCCCCTGGGAGAGTCTCACCCACTGAGCCACCAACCTCTGAGGCCAAAGGCTCTTACAGTCTCCATAACATCACAGGCACAACCAGCATTGCAGGCCCTCGATTCACCCAGGGTCTGTTCCACCAGGTGACACCAGGGTTACCGCCACACCAGCGCATGCAGGGCCCAATTTTCCCCAGCATCCCCGGTACCTGCCGGGTCCTGCCAGGAGGCCATGTGGGGTGGGCCGCGGGCGGCTGCTCACCAAGGAACCTTTGGGGGTGCAGAGGGGGCGCAGGGGGAGCTCAGGGGGTGGCGGCCCGGCGGCCTCACCCTTCTTGAACTCCTCAAGCAGTGTGTCGAGGCGTGTGTCGTTGAAGACGCAGTGGAGCGGGCGGCGGTAGAAGCGGGTGACAGTCTGCAAGGGGGTGCAGTCATCAGGGTCGACGAAGGCCAGGTCCTTGACGAAGAGCAGGTCAACAATGTTGTCACGCCGACCACCCTCGTAGACGGGGATGCGAGTGTAGCCGGAGCGGAGGATCTCGGAGACGGTGGCGAAGTCCAGCATGGCATCGGCGCGGAGCATGAAGCAGTCTTCCAGCGGCGTCAGCACGTCCTCCACCACCTTGGTGCGCAGCTCCAGCGCACCCTGCACCATGGCCAACTCCTCCCGCACCAGGTCGCCGTGGGGGCCGGCGGCGCGCAGCGTCTCCAGCAGCCGCTCCCGCGTGGAGAAGACGCTGAGCTCCTGCCTCAGCGCCCAGTCCAGCAGCCGGCTGAGCGGGTAGCAGAGGGGGAAGGCGGCCAGCATCAGCAGCCGGGTGAGGCACAAGGTGCGGGAGGCGATGGCCAGCCCGTGCCGCGAGCAGACGGAGTAAGGCAGCACCTCGCCGCCCAGGAAGACGGCGGCGGCGCACAGCAGCACCGGCAGCCAGGGCGCTCCCCgcggcccgcccgccgccgccaccgccccgccgccgggcagcGAGGCGCAGAGCCAGCCGGCCAGCGCCGCGTTGGCCCCggcctgccccagcagcagcgtGCACAGTAGGtaggtgccgccgccgccgcgcaccGCCTGCACCCGCCGCGCCTGCTCCCGTTCGGCGGCCGAGCCGCTGTTGCGCAGGACGCGGAGCTCCAGCGGGTCCAGCGAGAGCAGCGAGAGGCGCAGCCCGCTGAACAGCGCcgacagccccagcagcagcagggcgcCCAGCGCCCGCAGCCAGCCCGCCTcgggcagcggcagcagccagGCGCccagcggcggggcggccggccGGACCCGCAGCAGGaagccgcccgccgcgccgtGGTGCGCCCAGGCC harbors:
- the CNNM1 gene encoding metal transporter CNNM1, yielding MAAAAAPGRCGSGGGWGRSRGAVLLLFFSLSPRPPAGAAWLLGLRPEDTAPGRVSLEGGAVQAAEGSRFLLRVYFQPPPEGNGSRGPAGEREPRLVFIEETAPAPAAGGKAARGPAERCRERSAWASDVEVVGPLRSGGAAGSALAEVRVREPRKGEAPAGPGGRLFSLCAWDGRAWAHHGAAGGFLLRVRPAAPPLGAWLLPLPEAGWLRALGALLLLGLSALFSGLRLSLLSLDPLELRVLRNSGSAAEREQARRVQAVRGGGGTYLLCTLLLGQAGANAALAGWLCASLPGGGAVAAAGGPRGAPWLPVLLCAAAVFLGGEVLPYSVCSRHGLAIASRTLCLTRLLMLAAFPLCYPLSRLLDWALRQELSVFSTRERLLETLRAAGPHGDLVREELAMVQGALELRTKVVEDVLTPLEDCFMLRADAMLDFATVSEILRSGYTRIPVYEGGRRDNIVDLLFVKDLAFVDPDDCTPLQTVTRFYRRPLHCVFNDTRLDTLLEEFKKGKSHLAIVQRVNNEGEGDPFYEVMGIVTLEDVIEEIIKSEILDETDLYTDNRKKERVPHRGRKPQDFSIFRLSDSEMKVKISPQLLLATHRFMATEVEPFKSPYLSEKILLRLLKHPNVIQELKYNRKNKKAVEHYLYQRNRPVDYFVLILQGKVEVEVGKEGLRFENGAFTYYGIPAIMAVVSSDNDVRKVGSLAGSSFLLPVSVSRTFAFSRGDSLAGSPVNRSPSRCSESPNREQNDYGGSTTQLHSSSNNIYTPDYSVHILCDVQFVKVTRQQYHNALVASRMDSSPQSPDMEAFDRDSTKASTARGTPQTPKEDATTLLNERNSAMCSRSEGLRSPSESVFLRMEGIPFIQEELADNEDNSKRQNSECCSTILEAEPPGREAGTSSSPSSSEETLGRRLLRSLSGRKQRPSPEGEKMPEESSNLAPLIT